The Hypnocyclicus thermotrophus genome contains a region encoding:
- a CDS encoding sugar ABC transporter permease, translating to MNKIVSSKRKKSKKIILEKFLKKNMNWIILLIMVLFLSLVTDSFLTARNLSNLIRQSTIVGIIAVGMTGVILLGGVDLSVGSIVGLAAVTVTLLMEKGLNEWISIILTLIFVGGLIGYWNGYWISRYKMEPFIVTLGMMTIARGLALTISKNSSIPVKNENFTKIAGSYISIKWSIILLSICLLYILIEVTYYAIKKREVLKNKSYIKNTLLKIFGILLLFLIFIMYKGIPNPVAIFSVIIIISIFILNNTKFGRDIYAAGGNREAARLSGIDIDKVHMKVFIITSVLAAFSGIILASRLNGASPSLGNMMELDAITAVAIGGTSLSGGIGGTFGTLLGIFIISILNNGMSLLGLPESYQLIIKGLIITMAVWGDIVSKNKKYHK from the coding sequence ATGAATAAAATTGTATCAAGTAAAAGAAAAAAGAGTAAAAAAATAATACTAGAAAAATTTTTAAAAAAAAACATGAACTGGATAATTTTACTAATAATGGTACTATTTCTATCTCTTGTTACAGATAGTTTTTTGACAGCTAGAAATTTAAGTAATTTAATTAGACAAAGTACAATAGTAGGAATAATAGCTGTAGGAATGACGGGAGTAATTCTTTTAGGGGGAGTAGATTTATCTGTAGGCTCTATAGTTGGATTAGCTGCAGTAACAGTTACGTTATTAATGGAAAAAGGATTAAATGAATGGATTTCAATAATTTTAACACTAATTTTTGTAGGAGGATTAATAGGATATTGGAACGGGTATTGGATATCAAGGTATAAAATGGAGCCTTTTATTGTAACATTAGGAATGATGACTATTGCTAGAGGACTGGCATTAACAATATCAAAAAATAGTTCAATACCTGTAAAAAATGAAAATTTTACTAAAATTGCAGGTAGTTATATATCAATAAAATGGTCAATTATATTACTTTCTATATGTTTATTATACATATTAATAGAAGTTACTTATTATGCTATAAAAAAAAGAGAAGTCCTAAAAAATAAAAGTTATATAAAAAATACATTATTAAAAATATTTGGGATATTACTTTTATTTTTGATATTTATTATGTACAAAGGGATTCCAAATCCAGTAGCAATATTTAGCGTCATAATAATAATCTCTATTTTTATACTAAATAATACAAAATTTGGTAGAGATATATACGCAGCAGGAGGAAATAGAGAAGCAGCACGACTTTCAGGTATAGATATAGATAAGGTACACATGAAAGTTTTTATAATAACTTCAGTTTTAGCAGCATTTTCAGGTATTATTTTAGCTTCTAGATTGAATGGAGCATCTCCAAGTTTAGGGAATATGATGGAATTAGATGCAATTACAGCAGTTGCTATAGGTGGAACAAGCTTATCAGGTGGAATAGGTGGGACTTTTGGTACATTATTAGGTATATTTATAATAAGTATATTAAATAATGGAATGAGTCTTTTAGGATTACCAGAATCATACCAACTTATAATAAAAGGTCTTATTATAACTATGGCTGTTTGGGGTGATATTGTATCAAAAAATAAAAAATATCATAAATAA
- a CDS encoding DUF1694 domain-containing protein: MHNELEERKKQFLKTQNEKSLYLGEYKERVIAALKKDQILEDDVYQEIIDAINTKEAYILKMSRDLELKKLKPYIEAAEKANIKYQLVDGISYIGDIGLIVAAKDALDEIKENVVIRDMDQDFIDAGLGEVFSKNRGKKICLDCYEEVEEKLPQYLDEFKKINFLDKLIGIKCPICKIKNKK, translated from the coding sequence ATGCATAATGAATTAGAAGAAAGAAAAAAACAATTTTTAAAAACACAAAATGAAAAAAGTTTATATTTAGGTGAATACAAAGAGAGAGTTATTGCAGCATTAAAAAAAGATCAAATTTTAGAAGATGATGTATATCAAGAAATAATAGATGCAATAAATACCAAAGAAGCGTATATTTTAAAAATGAGCAGAGATTTAGAATTAAAAAAATTAAAACCATATATAGAAGCAGCAGAGAAAGCAAATATAAAATATCAACTTGTTGATGGAATTTCATATATAGGAGATATAGGATTAATAGTAGCAGCTAAAGATGCACTTGATGAAATAAAAGAAAATGTAGTTATTCGTGATATGGATCAAGATTTTATAGATGCAGGACTGGGTGAAGTTTTTAGTAAAAATAGAGGTAAAAAAATTTGTTTAGATTGTTATGAAGAAGTAGAAGAAAAACTTCCTCAATATTTAGATGAATTTAAAAAAATAAATTTTTTGGATAAATTAATAGGTATAAAATGTCCAATTTGTAAGATAAAAAATAAAAAATAG
- the murA gene encoding UDP-N-acetylglucosamine 1-carboxyvinyltransferase, with the protein MDAYKIIGGSKLEGVLNVSGSKNATLPILAATLIAEGEYILKNVPSLKDVRTMFKLLEKLGLEVEKISKNSYKIINNGIKNIEATYDLVKTMRASFLVMGPMLSHSQKAKVSLPGGCAIGTRPVDLHLKGFEAIGAKIEISHGYVEAISEELIGNNVILDFPSVGATENIIMAAVRAKGITVIENAAREPEIDDLCNFLNKMGAKIRGIGSSRIEIEGVDKLKAVEYSIIPDRIEAGTFLVLSALSKGKVGVTDFKIEHLEGFILKLEEIGYKLNENNGVFYVKGEIEKPKPIRVQTMPYPGFPTDLQAQLMTLLCFSNGTSEIKETIFENRFMHVSELNRMGADIKIDGNIAIIKGNINFSGAEVMASDLRAGAALVIAGLLSEGETLVQRIYHIDRGYEKLEEKLKNIGANIERVKVDII; encoded by the coding sequence ATGGATGCATATAAAATTATTGGTGGAAGCAAATTGGAAGGAGTTTTAAATGTAAGTGGTTCAAAAAATGCAACATTACCAATTTTAGCAGCAACTCTTATTGCAGAAGGAGAATATATTTTAAAAAATGTACCAAGCTTAAAAGATGTACGTACAATGTTTAAATTATTAGAAAAATTAGGATTAGAAGTAGAAAAAATATCTAAAAATAGCTATAAAATAATAAATAACGGAATAAAAAATATCGAAGCAACTTATGATTTGGTAAAAACTATGAGAGCATCATTTTTGGTAATGGGACCTATGCTTAGTCATAGTCAAAAAGCAAAAGTATCTCTTCCTGGTGGCTGTGCAATAGGTACTAGACCAGTTGATTTACATTTAAAAGGATTTGAAGCTATAGGAGCAAAAATAGAAATATCACATGGATATGTAGAAGCAATATCAGAAGAATTAATAGGAAATAATGTGATTTTAGATTTTCCGAGTGTCGGGGCAACAGAAAATATAATTATGGCAGCAGTAAGAGCAAAAGGAATTACAGTAATTGAAAATGCAGCAAGAGAACCAGAGATAGATGATTTATGTAATTTTTTAAATAAAATGGGTGCTAAAATTAGAGGTATAGGTAGTAGTAGAATAGAAATAGAAGGTGTAGACAAATTAAAAGCGGTAGAATATAGTATTATTCCAGATAGAATAGAAGCAGGAACGTTTTTAGTACTATCAGCTCTTTCAAAAGGAAAAGTAGGAGTAACAGATTTTAAGATAGAACATCTTGAAGGATTTATATTAAAATTAGAAGAAATTGGATATAAATTAAATGAAAATAATGGAGTTTTTTATGTAAAAGGTGAAATAGAAAAACCAAAACCTATAAGAGTTCAAACTATGCCCTACCCGGGATTTCCAACAGACCTACAAGCACAATTAATGACTTTGTTATGTTTTTCAAATGGAACAAGCGAGATAAAAGAAACAATTTTTGAAAATAGATTTATGCATGTATCCGAGTTAAATAGAATGGGAGCAGATATAAAAATAGACGGGAATATTGCTATAATAAAAGGAAACATTAATTTTAGTGGCGCAGAAGTAATGGCTTCTGATTTAAGAGCAGGAGCTGCGTTAGTTATAGCAGGATTATTATCAGAAGGAGAAACTTTAGTTCAAAGAATTTATCATATAGATAGAGGATATGAGAAATTAGAAGAAAAATTAAAAAATATAGGTGCAAATATAGAAAGGGTAAAGGTAGATATAATATAA